Sequence from the Pontibacter pudoricolor genome:
GGAGAGGATAAGAACGCTATGCCATCAGGACACACCGCTCAAGCTTTTCTGGCGGCATCTATAGTACATACAGAATTAAGGCATCATAGCCAGTGGTATGGTGTGGGTGCATATGGCATTGCAACCAGTGTGGCAGCTATACGCATGTTAAAAAACAAGCACTGGCAATCAGATGTATTTGTAGGAGCAGGAATTGGTATTCTTTCATCCCATCTCTCCTACTTATCTCACCGTAACCGCTGGGGACGTAAACCTTTTACATTAGTACCATCTTTTAATTATGGAACAACAGGAGTTGCTCTATTTATCAGCTTAGATGACTTACAGTATGAGAGAAAAGCGCCCGGAACGCAAAGTTACTACTGGCTGAATAAAACCATACAGGCCCCTCCTGTTGATAATTTGTCCGCTAATAAAATTTATTAGGGCCTTATAAAGTGGGCTTTCTTCAAAGCAAATTTAAAATATAAGCAGTGCACTAACGCCACCTGATCTTATACCGGGCTGAGGTGTGATCAACAGCTTTTGTTTACGTAGCATCAGTTTTTGGTCTAGCAAATCATATAAATAAAGCGTTCCTTTTGCCGAAAGGTATCCCACCAAGGCACCTGCCAGAACATCTGTTGTCCAGTGGGCATTATCGTTTATTCGTGACAGCCCTACCATAGAAGCAATACCGTAAGCTAAAGGCGGAACTATAGGATGCTCGTAACGGTAAACGGAAGCTACTGAGGTTGCTACTGCAAACGCAGTAGTGGTATGGGAAGACGGCAAAGAGGTATGGGCCGGACTCAGCGACGGGCCATCAAAAAAATGATTATCGTCGCCGCTGTCAGGTCTGTGCCGATGGAACTGATGCTTGAGTACTTCTGTAAAACCTGCGCTCACCAATATACTACCGGTAGCCAGTATGCCGGCTTTTTCCAGTTTTTTATCTTTCATGAGCATACCTGTAGCTGCTGCTGTTACGGCAAGTGGCAGCATATAATGTTGCCGGCCCAGTGGCTCTACAACAGAAGCTAGCTTATCAACTACCAGTGACCTGTTGGAATACATAAAGCGCTGTACCGGCTCATCCACCCAGGCAAAAGTCGCTGTCCAGAGACCAGCACCTGCAACTATAAAGGCTGCATTTTTTATGACTGTTGATCTTTGCCTGCTTTCTTTCTGAGCCTCTATTCTAATAACCTGATCTAATGTATCCGGGCTATGGCCATACCTAACTGAATCTATAGTTACAGCCGGTACCTGAGCATGCACAGTGGAAACTATAGACAACAACATAAACAGGAAAATGCCATGCCTGCAATTACCAAGAGAAACCAGTTTCATACGCCGCTAAATTTCAAAAAAATGACACTTCCTACTCGTTACCCGGTATCGTAAAGCCCAGGTCTGCACTGATAATAAAGGCCTTCAGCCCGTCGCTTCGCCAGTAGTTGCCGCCACGCACTTCTATACTTTTAAACTGCGTGGTATTGCGGGAAAATGGCAGGCCGAAATGAGTGATACCTTCCAGCGGAGAGTAGCGCACGCCAAGCCCGACTTTATGACTGTTTATTCCTGCCAGATCGTAGTCAGAAGTATACAGTTCTTCGGTGGATAAATGTGCTTTGTAGGGTGAGAAATAATCTACAGCCGTTTGAGTGTGGTAGCGGTAGAAGGGATAAAACGAAAAGAACGGCCCTATTTTGATCGACGTTTCCAACTCTATCGTATTGGCTGTCATACCCCAGCTATCGGTATAGAAGCGGTAAAAGAAACGCATGGTCAGGTAATCCGAGGTGTAATAATTAAGCCGCAGACCGACAGGATATTTATACCGGGTATCTGGCAGGCGCTCTATGTCGGGAAGTTCCTGATCTGCAAAATATACCCGCTGGAATGGCGTGGAAAGCAAACCGGTCTGGTACACTACGTCTGATGAGAGCGCAGCCTGCATTTTCCGGTTGATCACCTGTGAAAGGGTAGCCGACAAACTATAGGACTGGCGTTTGTCCTCGTCCAGTAATTGTCCCTTACCGCGCAGCTCGATGGGGTAAATACGCGACCAGGTATCGAAAAAGGCCAGCGCACCCAGGCTTAGTTCCCGGTTTCCGTCTTTAGAAACGATAGCCCAGTTCGCTCCTACCGAAACAGACTGGTAATCGTACTCGGTGGAGCCGCCGATGGTAATGCCCTTTATCGTGCGGCGGGCGTTGTTGCGGCGGCTTATCCCTACATTCAGGTGGGTACGGGTGTCCGATTTGGAAGCACCGGAAACGTTATAGTCTATTTGATCCGAAGATGCAGAAGTATAGAAATCCATCCCGAAATTCACGTTCAGGTTAGTAACCGTATCCAGCGGCACATTCACGATAATGGTGGGCGTCACATCGGTCAGTTCTTCGGTGCCAATGCCACCCGTAACCGGAGAATGTTCTCCTGTCTGGCTATAATAGCTGCCAAGTATGTTTACTTCAGCCGGCGACAATTCACGTGTCCTGCGGCCTTTAGCAGTTGCTGTTGTTGTATTTTGCGCCATCGTTGCAGTAGCCACCGAGCAGGCCACCAACATCCCGATATACCTTAGTTGCATCCGCAGCCTCCTCCCATTTTACCGCCTGTCGCCCCGGATGCCCCTTCCCGGTAGCTTTCAAAATTCATTTCAAACGTCTGCACCTTGCGGGCACTCAACTGCATTTCTTCTTCGTTCAGATACGACTTCTGATAAGGCTTTACCGTTTCGCAACTGCTCAGCAAGCCAACTATAAGCAGGCCTGCAAAAACAGCTAATGGTTTGAAGTGCATTTTCATAGTTCAGGGGATTACGGTTGTGCTTTGGCTGTTTTGTTATCTTTCTCAGGGGATTTCCTGTTCTGATAAAAGTGCAGGCTCAGGTTATCGGAGGCAAGCATTTCATCTTTATCCGTTATCAGCAGGCACTCCACTCCTTTCAGTTGATTGATCAGGTATAAACCATCCTCCGGGCCAAGTACATAGGTAGCGGTCGCCAGGGCATCAGCCAGCTCGGCATCAGGGCAGATAATGGTCACGCTCTTTATACCGGTGGCCGGGTAGCCGGTTCTGGGATCAATGATGTGGCCATAGCGTTTGCCATCTATTTGGGCAAACTTTTCATAGTCGCCGGAGGTAACGACCGCTGTTTCGCTGGCCGTAAGCCAGCTGAATACTTTATCTTTTTCGGCAGGGTCGGCAATACCTACATACCAGGGCTGGCCATCGGGTTGTTTGCCCCAGGTGGTCATGTCGCCAGCGGCATTCACTACTCCGGCTTTAATGCCCATTTTACGCATCACATCCCGGGCCCGGTTAGCCGCATATCCTTTGCCGATCGC
This genomic interval carries:
- a CDS encoding DUF4266 domain-containing protein — encoded protein: MKMHFKPLAVFAGLLIVGLLSSCETVKPYQKSYLNEEEMQLSARKVQTFEMNFESYREGASGATGGKMGGGCGCN
- a CDS encoding phosphatase PAP2 family protein; this translates as MKLVSLGNCRHGIFLFMLLSIVSTVHAQVPAVTIDSVRYGHSPDTLDQVIRIEAQKESRQRSTVIKNAAFIVAGAGLWTATFAWVDEPVQRFMYSNRSLVVDKLASVVEPLGRQHYMLPLAVTAAATGMLMKDKKLEKAGILATGSILVSAGFTEVLKHQFHRHRPDSGDDNHFFDGPSLSPAHTSLPSSHTTTAFAVATSVASVYRYEHPIVPPLAYGIASMVGLSRINDNAHWTTDVLAGALVGYLSAKGTLYLYDLLDQKLMLRKQKLLITPQPGIRSGGVSALLIF
- a CDS encoding FAD:protein FMN transferase → MLHRLSLLVILSLLLMQAESIAQGAPSSAKAHKKVLLLMGTRFELVAVSENEQLATKAIDAGVNEIKRIEALISEWQPTSQTSAINRAAGSMPVSVDPELYNLISRSIKISKLTDGAFDISFAAAYKLWKFDGSMTRLPAPEDVAASVKHIGYQRIKLNPANYSVYLEDPEMKIGFGAIGKGYAANRARDVMRKMGIKAGVVNAAGDMTTWGKQPDGQPWYVGIADPAEKDKVFSWLTASETAVVTSGDYEKFAQIDGKRYGHIIDPRTGYPATGIKSVTIICPDAELADALATATYVLGPEDGLYLINQLKGVECLLITDKDEMLASDNLSLHFYQNRKSPEKDNKTAKAQP
- a CDS encoding DUF3570 domain-containing protein, whose amino-acid sequence is MAQNTTTATAKGRRTRELSPAEVNILGSYYSQTGEHSPVTGGIGTEELTDVTPTIIVNVPLDTVTNLNVNFGMDFYTSASSDQIDYNVSGASKSDTRTHLNVGISRRNNARRTIKGITIGGSTEYDYQSVSVGANWAIVSKDGNRELSLGALAFFDTWSRIYPIELRGKGQLLDEDKRQSYSLSATLSQVINRKMQAALSSDVVYQTGLLSTPFQRVYFADQELPDIERLPDTRYKYPVGLRLNYYTSDYLTMRFFYRFYTDSWGMTANTIELETSIKIGPFFSFYPFYRYHTQTAVDYFSPYKAHLSTEELYTSDYDLAGINSHKVGLGVRYSPLEGITHFGLPFSRNTTQFKSIEVRGGNYWRSDGLKAFIISADLGFTIPGNE